In the Ferrimicrobium sp. genome, one interval contains:
- a CDS encoding NAD-dependent epimerase/dehydratase family protein, which yields MRIFVAGGSGVIGRHLVPLLVAENHVVAAMTRSEGRVDELHAMGAVPVLCDVYDRDALVQAVLDFAPDLIIDQLTDLPDHLGDVRAQSARNNRIRRTGTANLVEAAQACSARIMAQSIGWALPEDGAAAVEFLEQTVLSTGGTILRYGQFYGPGTYFEAEPPPPPRVQIDEAARRTLDALFAPSGIVTVIDMHTT from the coding sequence ATGAGAATCTTCGTCGCAGGCGGGAGCGGTGTCATAGGGCGACACCTCGTACCGTTACTGGTTGCAGAGAACCACGTTGTGGCCGCGATGACCCGCAGCGAAGGGAGAGTCGATGAGCTGCACGCTATGGGCGCAGTACCAGTGCTTTGTGACGTCTATGACCGTGATGCATTAGTGCAGGCCGTACTCGACTTTGCGCCAGATCTCATCATCGATCAACTCACCGACCTCCCTGACCATCTCGGGGATGTGCGCGCTCAGTCTGCCAGGAACAATCGAATTCGACGCACCGGAACGGCAAATCTTGTGGAAGCCGCACAAGCTTGCAGCGCAAGGATTATGGCCCAAAGTATTGGATGGGCGTTACCCGAGGATGGAGCCGCAGCAGTGGAGTTCCTTGAACAGACTGTCCTCAGCACGGGAGGAACGATTCTGCGATACGGACAGTTCTATGGACCTGGAACTTACTTCGAAGCAGAACCACCCCCTCCACCGAGAGTACAGATCGACGAAGCCGCTCGCCGCACCCTCGACGCACTCTTTGCCCCCTCTGGCATAGTCACCGTCATCGATATGCACACAACTTGA
- a CDS encoding DNA cytosine methyltransferase, translated as MTACERTPVIRALDLFCGVGGLTHGLALSGIEVTAGIDIDPACRYPYEANNKAKFIEEDVNELSASGVAAMIGGADFSMIAGCAPCQPFSTYSRTGRSNKRGGDWQLVKKFGRLVREAQPDLVTMENVPQLLEHPVFDEFLGCLDGYSVEWSVVQAVRIGIPQTRKRLVLIASRLGAAGLTLPQDAQELKTVREAIGGLRPIKAGESDPRDRLHTSSRLSKTNLDRIRHSQPGGTWRDWPDELQVTCHKRSTGSTYPSVYGRMSWDDASPTITTQCFGYGNGRFGHPEQDRAISLREAAILQTFPLDYAFVRPDEPVRFSVLGRMIGNAVPVRLGEIVGQTVLAHASQYLRSTDLGGTTD; from the coding sequence ATGACGGCCTGCGAACGCACTCCTGTCATCCGTGCTCTAGACCTTTTCTGTGGTGTTGGTGGGCTTACGCACGGGCTTGCCCTATCTGGTATTGAGGTTACCGCGGGGATTGACATTGACCCTGCGTGTAGATATCCCTATGAAGCAAACAACAAGGCGAAGTTCATTGAAGAGGATGTTAACGAACTCTCTGCATCAGGCGTCGCGGCGATGATCGGTGGTGCTGACTTCAGTATGATCGCTGGATGCGCCCCTTGCCAACCATTCTCGACCTATAGTCGCACAGGGAGAAGTAATAAGCGAGGTGGCGATTGGCAGCTTGTCAAGAAGTTTGGGAGGCTGGTACGGGAGGCGCAGCCAGACCTTGTCACGATGGAGAATGTACCGCAGCTGCTTGAACACCCGGTGTTTGACGAATTCTTGGGGTGCCTAGACGGATACTCAGTGGAGTGGTCTGTTGTCCAGGCCGTCCGGATTGGCATCCCTCAGACACGCAAACGGCTGGTTCTCATCGCCTCTAGACTCGGTGCTGCAGGTCTAACTCTTCCCCAGGACGCGCAAGAACTAAAAACCGTACGCGAGGCAATCGGTGGTCTGCGACCCATCAAGGCCGGTGAGTCAGATCCAAGAGATCGGCTGCACACGTCATCCCGCTTGAGCAAGACGAATCTCGATCGGATACGGCACTCGCAGCCGGGTGGTACGTGGCGTGACTGGCCTGATGAATTGCAGGTGACATGCCATAAAAGGAGCACGGGTAGCACATATCCCAGCGTGTACGGTCGAATGTCGTGGGACGATGCCAGTCCTACCATTACTACTCAGTGCTTTGGCTATGGGAATGGGCGGTTCGGCCACCCCGAGCAAGATCGGGCTATCTCGTTGCGTGAAGCTGCGATCTTGCAGACCTTTCCGCTGGACTACGCATTTGTTCGTCCGGACGAGCCAGTGCGGTTCAGTGTGCTGGGACGCATGATCGGCAACGCAGTGCCGGTGCGCCTAGGAGAGATCGTCGGACAGACGGTGCTCGCGCACGCATCTCAGTATTTGCGTTCCACAGACCTCGGCGGGACTACCGACTGA
- a CDS encoding MAE_28990/MAE_18760 family HEPN-like nuclease, giving the protein MLAIDLPKFFAERNQEIEDYLKFLTNVEEAARLGPPKFQGTGAAITPVQKKILSSGLYVQLYNLIEATVLQCLASIASELEEAECIPSQFSAKLRAEWVRSMARTHEGSLSSDHRLQAALELCEQLLQKLPVTRFEINVGGGGNWDDHSIEDICKRVGCDLALSPDVRMAVKRHMRDDMGALKLVKDRRNQLAHGKVSFVECSDDVTVGELKELAESVSDYLGELVESFVRFIEVEIAENATRSEQEGVTAL; this is encoded by the coding sequence GTGTTGGCGATTGACCTTCCTAAATTTTTTGCAGAAAGGAATCAAGAGATCGAGGATTATCTCAAGTTTCTAACGAACGTCGAGGAGGCAGCTAGGCTCGGTCCCCCGAAGTTTCAAGGAACTGGCGCGGCAATCACGCCTGTGCAAAAGAAGATTCTGAGCTCGGGCCTTTATGTGCAGCTCTACAATTTGATAGAAGCAACGGTATTGCAGTGCCTTGCAAGTATCGCCTCTGAGCTCGAAGAGGCAGAGTGTATTCCAAGCCAATTTAGCGCCAAGCTTAGGGCTGAATGGGTACGTTCCATGGCACGTACTCATGAAGGCAGCCTAAGCTCTGACCACCGTCTTCAAGCGGCACTCGAATTGTGTGAGCAGCTGCTACAGAAGTTGCCGGTCACGAGGTTCGAGATCAATGTTGGCGGAGGTGGAAATTGGGATGACCATTCAATCGAAGATATTTGTAAGCGTGTCGGGTGTGATCTGGCCCTTTCGCCTGACGTCCGCATGGCAGTCAAGCGCCACATGCGTGACGACATGGGCGCGTTGAAGCTCGTCAAAGACCGCCGCAATCAGCTTGCTCATGGCAAGGTGTCCTTCGTCGAGTGCAGCGACGATGTGACGGTGGGGGAACTTAAGGAACTAGCGGAGTCGGTTAGCGATTACCTTGGAGAGCTGGTCGAATCCTTTGTCCGGTTTATTGAAGTCGAGATCGCAGAGAATGCCACTCGGTCCGAACAGGAAGGAGTGACTGCGTTATGA